In Saccharomonospora marina XMU15, one genomic interval encodes:
- a CDS encoding sodium:solute symporter family protein, with amino-acid sequence MDGLAFGGAAGIVVLLGYAVIMLGIGFAVGRKRPGAKESMKSYYLAGGNLGMLVLFFTLYATQYSGNTVVGYAPQAYREGFVWWQSVTFFTAIIAGYMLFAPRLYVLAKKHSFITPTDWVRFRFRSTPVTLMATFLMLWALANYVLEQLIAMGHAIAGLTGDTVPYQLGVTVFVVVMLAYSWMGGMRAVALTDVMQGIALLVGILVLLVGALYLAGGSVGDLTRYLAQNEPEAIAVPPLETSVNWFSMILLVGIGIALYPHAIQRIYSARSERTLKRSLKRMVWMPFITAGVVFCIGMLGIRLFPNLSESDSERLVGMIANEVGSLNAVFYVAMILLFGGVVAAIVSTADSALLSFSSIISRDLYGRYLRPKTSEQRQVVVGKVAGVVAVVGLLLLAWNPPATLVEVFVLKMELLIQLAPVFVLGMYWRRMAAGPAFWGMLAGAGLAGGMTVLGEESVFGVHGGIVGLLLNLAICVVGSLLVPQRPEPSEPSGTTTATTGTTATTMRPPLDAAGAD; translated from the coding sequence GTGGACGGACTGGCCTTCGGCGGCGCGGCGGGCATCGTCGTGCTGCTCGGTTACGCCGTGATCATGCTGGGCATCGGGTTCGCCGTGGGTCGCAAGCGGCCCGGCGCCAAGGAAAGCATGAAGAGCTACTACCTCGCCGGGGGCAACCTCGGCATGCTGGTGCTCTTCTTCACCCTGTACGCCACGCAGTACAGCGGCAACACGGTGGTCGGCTACGCACCGCAGGCCTACCGCGAGGGATTCGTGTGGTGGCAGTCGGTCACGTTCTTCACCGCCATCATCGCCGGGTACATGCTGTTCGCGCCAAGGCTGTACGTGCTGGCTAAGAAGCACTCGTTCATCACCCCGACCGACTGGGTGCGGTTCCGGTTCCGGTCGACGCCGGTCACACTGATGGCCACGTTTCTCATGCTGTGGGCGCTGGCGAACTACGTGCTGGAACAGCTCATCGCCATGGGCCACGCGATCGCCGGGCTGACCGGCGACACGGTGCCGTACCAACTCGGCGTGACGGTGTTCGTCGTCGTCATGCTCGCCTACTCCTGGATGGGCGGCATGCGAGCGGTGGCGCTGACCGACGTGATGCAGGGCATCGCCCTGCTGGTCGGCATTCTGGTGCTGCTCGTGGGGGCGCTCTACCTCGCGGGCGGCTCGGTAGGCGACCTGACCCGGTACCTCGCGCAGAACGAGCCCGAAGCCATCGCCGTTCCACCGCTGGAGACGTCGGTGAACTGGTTCTCGATGATCCTGCTCGTGGGTATCGGCATCGCCCTGTACCCGCACGCCATCCAGCGGATCTACTCGGCGCGCAGCGAACGCACGCTCAAGCGCTCGCTCAAGCGGATGGTGTGGATGCCGTTCATCACCGCCGGTGTCGTGTTCTGCATCGGGATGCTCGGTATCCGGCTGTTCCCCAATCTGTCCGAATCGGACTCCGAGCGGCTCGTCGGTATGATCGCCAACGAGGTCGGCTCGCTGAACGCCGTGTTCTACGTGGCCATGATCCTGCTGTTCGGCGGGGTCGTCGCCGCGATCGTGTCCACGGCGGACTCCGCGCTGCTCAGCTTCTCCTCGATCATCTCGCGCGACCTCTACGGCCGGTACCTGCGGCCGAAGACGAGCGAACAGCGCCAGGTCGTCGTGGGCAAGGTCGCCGGGGTGGTCGCGGTGGTGGGCCTGCTGCTGCTGGCATGGAACCCGCCCGCCACGCTGGTCGAGGTTTTCGTGCTGAAGATGGAGCTGCTCATCCAGCTGGCGCCTGTCTTCGTGCTCGGCATGTACTGGCGGCGTATGGCGGCGGGGCCCGCGTTCTGGGGCATGCTGGCCGGTGCCGGGCTCGCGGGTGGCATGACTGTCCTCGGCGAGGAGTCGGTGTTCGGGGTGCACGGCGGTATCGTCGGGCTGCTGCTGAACCTCGCGATCTGCGTCGTCGGATCACTGCTCGTGCCGCAGCGCCCCGAGCCCTCCGAGCCCTCCGGGACCACCACGGCAACGACGGGGACGACGGCAACGACGATGCGGCCCCCGCTGGACGCGGCAGGGGCGGACTAG
- the hxlB gene encoding 6-phospho-3-hexuloisomerase, whose product MTKSIPKNLDASYFSDATRAVVAEVDRVSAAVHSAAWVRAGALLLKAPAVFTIGTGRSGLALQMAAMRFMHLGLPTHVVGEVTAPAIGPRDVLVAASGSGSTRRVVRAAQTARDQGADVIALTTAPESALAEVATEVLIIPAADKQDFDGNTSVQYAGSLFEQSVLLTTDALFHTLWQTSGTQARELWRLHANLE is encoded by the coding sequence TTGACCAAGTCGATTCCCAAGAATCTGGATGCCAGCTATTTCTCGGACGCGACCCGCGCTGTCGTCGCGGAGGTGGACAGGGTGAGCGCGGCCGTGCACTCTGCGGCCTGGGTTCGCGCGGGCGCGTTGTTGCTCAAGGCGCCCGCGGTGTTCACCATCGGCACCGGGCGCAGTGGGCTGGCCCTGCAGATGGCCGCGATGCGGTTCATGCACCTCGGACTCCCCACTCATGTCGTCGGCGAGGTGACCGCTCCGGCAATCGGCCCGCGCGACGTCCTGGTGGCGGCTTCGGGCTCCGGGTCGACGAGGCGGGTGGTGCGGGCGGCGCAGACCGCCCGTGACCAGGGTGCGGATGTGATCGCACTGACCACCGCGCCGGAGTCGGCGCTGGCCGAGGTCGCGACCGAGGTGCTCATCATCCCGGCGGCGGACAAGCAGGACTTCGACGGCAACACCTCGGTGCAGTATGCCGGAAGCCTGTTCGAGCAGTCCGTTCTGCTGACCACCGACGCGCTGTTCCACACGCTGTGGCAGACCAGCGGGACCCAGGCCCGCGAGCTGTGGCGGCTTCACGCGAATCTCGAGTAG
- a CDS encoding Fur family transcriptional regulator has translation MPTTSDFERMLRGVSLRVTRPRLAVLSAVHDHPHADTESIIGVVRDNLGEVSHQAVYDVLRALTAAGLLRRIQPPGSVARYESRVGDNHHHVVCRSCGAIADVDCAVGSAPCLSASQTHGFAIDEAEVVYWGLCPTCSTATRS, from the coding sequence GTGCCCACGACCTCGGACTTCGAGCGGATGCTGCGGGGCGTCTCGCTGCGGGTGACGCGTCCCCGCTTGGCGGTGCTGTCCGCGGTGCACGATCACCCGCACGCCGACACCGAGTCGATCATCGGCGTCGTGCGGGACAACCTCGGCGAGGTGTCTCACCAGGCCGTATACGACGTGCTGCGTGCGCTGACCGCGGCGGGTCTGCTGCGGCGGATCCAGCCGCCCGGCTCCGTGGCGCGCTACGAGTCGCGGGTGGGGGACAACCACCATCACGTCGTGTGCCGGTCGTGTGGCGCTATCGCCGATGTCGACTGCGCCGTAGGCAGCGCGCCCTGTCTCAGCGCGTCGCAGACACACGGCTTCGCCATCGACGAGGCCGAGGTCGTCTACTGGGGCCTGTGCCCCACCTGCTCCACCGCAACCCGTTCCTGA
- a CDS encoding ATP-dependent 6-phosphofructokinase — protein MTLHLDDLRVRHLGECRYDSPFSEMLSTKQTSPHYVAEGDRVLLEDTVSMLAEHGLPPGQVPSFEAAGPRRKIYFDPARVTAGIVTCGGLCPGLNNVIRGLVQELSVHYRVERILGFRNGLQGLTAEHRFDTVELTTDRVRDIHNVGGTILGSSRGGQDADEMVDSLVMRGVDMLFVIGGDGGMRAATFLSEAIKARGLDIAVIGVPKTIDNDLPFTDQSFGFQSAFARATDFISSVWVEAAASPNGVGIVKLMGRHSGFIASYAALAASGADIVLIPEIPFALEGPDGLLAHVEKHVRAKGFVVVVVAEGAGQDLIEKYGLPQHNGRGTDASGNVKLGNIGELLKDTINAHLTAVGLTPTMRYLDPSYAIRSVAANAYDSVYCLRLAHAAVHAAMAGRTEVAVARWRRRFVHVPLSLMTSRRNQVDPDGDLWMSVLETTCQPAEFGTTSDRERIRPPAFSV, from the coding sequence GTGACGCTGCACCTGGACGACCTCCGCGTTCGCCACCTCGGTGAGTGCCGTTACGATTCGCCGTTCTCCGAGATGCTGTCCACCAAGCAGACATCTCCGCATTACGTTGCCGAGGGCGATCGTGTCCTGCTCGAGGACACCGTTTCCATGCTGGCCGAACACGGCCTGCCGCCTGGCCAGGTGCCGAGCTTCGAAGCCGCGGGGCCCCGTAGGAAGATCTATTTCGATCCCGCCCGCGTCACGGCAGGAATCGTCACCTGCGGGGGGTTGTGCCCCGGCCTCAACAACGTCATTCGTGGTCTCGTCCAAGAGCTTTCCGTGCACTACCGGGTCGAGCGCATTCTGGGTTTCCGCAATGGTCTGCAGGGACTGACCGCCGAGCACCGTTTCGATACCGTGGAACTGACAACTGATCGTGTCCGCGATATCCACAACGTGGGCGGCACCATCCTTGGCAGCTCACGCGGCGGCCAGGACGCCGACGAAATGGTCGACAGCCTCGTCATGCGCGGCGTGGACATGCTTTTCGTCATCGGTGGTGACGGGGGGATGCGCGCCGCGACGTTCCTCAGCGAGGCGATCAAGGCGCGTGGGCTCGACATCGCGGTCATCGGGGTGCCGAAGACGATCGACAACGACCTGCCCTTCACCGACCAGTCCTTCGGGTTTCAGAGCGCGTTCGCGCGGGCGACCGATTTCATCTCATCGGTCTGGGTCGAAGCCGCGGCCAGCCCGAACGGGGTCGGGATCGTGAAGCTGATGGGTCGCCACTCCGGGTTCATAGCCAGCTATGCCGCGTTGGCGGCCAGCGGCGCCGACATCGTGCTGATCCCCGAGATCCCCTTCGCTCTCGAGGGGCCGGACGGCCTGCTCGCGCACGTCGAGAAGCACGTGCGGGCCAAGGGCTTCGTGGTCGTCGTCGTAGCCGAGGGGGCAGGCCAGGACCTCATCGAGAAGTATGGGCTGCCGCAACACAACGGTCGCGGTACCGACGCCTCGGGCAACGTCAAGCTCGGCAACATCGGCGAGTTGCTGAAGGACACCATCAACGCCCACCTGACCGCGGTCGGTCTGACACCCACGATGCGTTACCTCGATCCGAGCTACGCGATCCGCAGCGTCGCCGCCAACGCCTACGACAGCGTCTACTGCCTGCGCCTGGCGCATGCCGCGGTGCACGCCGCCATGGCGGGTCGCACCGAAGTCGCCGTCGCGCGCTGGCGGCGGCGTTTCGTGCATGTTCCGTTGTCACTGATGACCAGCCGTCGCAACCAGGTGGATCCCGACGGCGACCTGTGGATGTCGGTGCTCGAGACCACTTGCCAACCGGCCGAGTTCGGTACCACTTCGGACCGTGAGAGGATCCGGCCGCCTGCGTTCTCGGTCTGA
- a CDS encoding SRPBCC family protein, giving the protein MPQPTAQSSVEIAAPPELVYRLVSDVPGQGRWAAEIDRCRWLGGATGPAVGAKFRGVNQHRSRRWTTTCVVTEAEPGRRFAFRVQVMGAPSALWRYEIEPTGTGCRVTETTQRLTPRIIVLAVNRLVLGIRDRDAHNQHNIEATLAALKEYAEQEAREATAH; this is encoded by the coding sequence ATGCCCCAGCCGACCGCGCAGAGTTCCGTGGAGATAGCCGCGCCACCCGAGCTGGTCTACCGCCTGGTGTCCGACGTGCCCGGCCAGGGCCGCTGGGCCGCCGAGATCGACCGCTGCCGGTGGCTCGGCGGGGCCACCGGGCCCGCGGTGGGTGCGAAGTTCCGCGGCGTCAACCAGCACCGTTCGCGGCGCTGGACCACCACCTGTGTCGTGACGGAAGCCGAGCCCGGCAGGCGGTTCGCCTTCCGCGTGCAGGTCATGGGTGCGCCGTCGGCGCTGTGGCGCTACGAGATCGAGCCGACCGGCACCGGCTGCCGTGTCACCGAGACCACCCAGCGGCTGACGCCGCGGATCATCGTTCTCGCTGTCAACCGCCTCGTGCTCGGCATCCGCGACCGCGACGCGCACAACCAGCACAACATCGAGGCCACGCTCGCCGCGCTCAAGGAATACGCCGAGCAGGAGGCGCGCGAGGCCACGGCGCACTGA
- a CDS encoding helix-turn-helix domain-containing protein, with translation MDRDTHEVLDTVGPRLRALRRHRGITLADLATKTGVSESTLSRLESGQRRATLELLLPLARTYNVPLDDLVGAPRTGDPRIHLTPIRRFGMTFVPLSRRPGGVQAFKMIIPAQPEPLEPTPQTHDGFEWLYVLNGHLRLVLDERDLTLPPGEAAEFDTSSPHWLGSADGGVVELLILFDPQGVRTHVHADSHRPTHGAGRR, from the coding sequence GTGGACCGCGACACGCACGAGGTACTCGACACGGTGGGGCCGCGACTTCGCGCGTTGCGTCGTCACCGTGGCATCACCCTCGCCGACCTCGCGACGAAAACCGGAGTGTCGGAGAGCACGCTGTCCCGGCTGGAGAGCGGGCAGCGCCGCGCGACCCTGGAGTTGCTGCTGCCGCTGGCGCGCACCTACAACGTTCCGCTGGACGACCTCGTGGGTGCCCCGCGCACCGGCGATCCCCGCATCCATCTCACACCGATCCGCCGGTTCGGGATGACCTTCGTGCCCCTTTCCCGGCGCCCGGGCGGGGTACAGGCGTTCAAGATGATCATCCCCGCTCAGCCGGAACCACTCGAACCGACCCCGCAGACCCACGACGGCTTCGAATGGCTGTACGTGCTCAACGGACACCTGCGGCTGGTGCTCGACGAGCGCGACCTGACGTTGCCGCCGGGTGAGGCCGCCGAGTTCGACACGTCCTCGCCGCACTGGCTGGGCAGCGCCGACGGTGGCGTCGTCGAGCTACTCATCCTGTTCGACCCGCAGGGAGTCCGCACACACGTCCATGCCGACTCGCATCGGCCGACTCACGGTGCGGGTCGGCGGTGA
- a CDS encoding DinB family protein: MPTVTRGNRRRDTPPPRTGSSETEVLRGFLDYLRTSIAAKVDGAAEPRARTAAVPSGTNLLGLLNHLTFVERSLFLGADVTDWQATFHAAPTDSVADVVARYRQTVQRANEVLDGCTDLAAPVPAPRTGRRTPSVRWALTHMIEETGRHAGHADILRELIDGATGR; the protein is encoded by the coding sequence GTGCCCACCGTGACCCGCGGCAACCGCCGCCGTGACACCCCACCGCCGCGCACCGGCAGCAGCGAGACCGAGGTCTTGCGCGGATTCCTCGACTACCTCCGCACCTCGATCGCCGCGAAGGTCGACGGTGCAGCAGAACCTCGGGCCCGCACCGCCGCGGTACCGTCGGGCACGAACCTGCTCGGCCTGCTCAACCACCTGACGTTCGTCGAGCGCTCGCTCTTCCTCGGCGCCGACGTCACCGACTGGCAGGCGACCTTCCATGCCGCACCAACCGACAGCGTCGCCGACGTCGTCGCTCGCTACCGGCAGACCGTGCAGCGCGCCAACGAGGTACTCGACGGCTGCACCGATCTCGCCGCACCGGTCCCCGCACCACGTACGGGACGTCGCACTCCCAGTGTCCGCTGGGCACTCACCCATATGATCGAAGAGACCGGCAGGCACGCGGGGCACGCCGACATCCTGCGCGAGCTCATCGACGGCGCGACCGGGCGCTGA
- the katG gene encoding catalase/peroxidase HPI gives MSETTESATGGCPVVHADRLPHPTQGVGNTYWWPNRLNLKILAKNQPVSNPMDADFDYAEAFNSLDLPAVKRDIQEVLTTSQDWWPADFGNYGPLMIRMAWHSAGTYRVSDGRGGAGSGQQRFAPLNSWPDNVSLDKARRLLWPVKQKYGKSISWADLMILAGNVALESMGFKTFGFAGGREDGWEPEDDVYWGAETTWLGSDKRISGGEKRVLENPLGATHMGLIYVNPEGPEGKPDPVAAARDIRETFGRMAMNDEETVALIAGGHTFGKTHGAAPDSYLGPDPEAAPLEEQGFGWKNSYGTGKGADAITSGLEVTWTTTPTQWSNNFFENLFGYEWELYKGPGGGWQWKPKDGAGEGTVPHAYDASKKIAPNMLTTDLALKVDPIYEPISRRFMENPDEFADAFARAWFKLTHRDMGPVQRYLGPEVPSEIMIWQDPIPAVDHELVGDAEIADLKRRVLDSGLSVSELVSTAWAAASTFRGSDKRGGANGARIRLEPQRSWEVNNPDQLAKVLRTLEGVQESFNSAQSGNKRVSLADLIVLAGCAGVEQAARNAGFDIQVPFTPGRTDASEEQTDVESFSHLEPPADGFRNYVGKAAPLPAEYMLVDKANLLTLSAPEMTVLVGGLRALNTNYDNSAHGVFTDKPGSLTNDFFVNLLDMGTQWQPVDGPGSEAEIFEGRDPATGQVKWTGSRVDLVFGSNSELRALAEVYACDDAKEKFVRDFVSAWDKVMNLDRFDLA, from the coding sequence ATGTCCGAGACCACCGAGTCCGCCACGGGCGGCTGCCCGGTCGTGCACGCCGACCGGCTGCCGCACCCGACCCAGGGTGTCGGCAACACCTACTGGTGGCCGAACCGGCTCAACCTCAAAATCCTCGCCAAGAACCAGCCGGTGTCCAACCCCATGGACGCCGACTTCGACTACGCCGAGGCGTTCAACAGCCTCGACCTGCCCGCCGTGAAGCGGGACATCCAGGAGGTGCTGACCACCTCCCAGGACTGGTGGCCCGCCGACTTCGGCAACTACGGCCCGCTGATGATCCGCATGGCCTGGCACAGTGCCGGGACCTACCGGGTCAGCGACGGCCGCGGCGGCGCGGGATCGGGTCAGCAGCGGTTCGCCCCGCTGAACAGCTGGCCGGACAACGTCAGCCTCGACAAGGCCCGCAGGCTGCTGTGGCCGGTGAAGCAGAAGTACGGCAAGAGCATCTCCTGGGCCGACCTGATGATTCTGGCCGGTAACGTCGCGCTGGAGTCGATGGGCTTCAAGACGTTCGGCTTCGCCGGTGGCCGCGAGGACGGCTGGGAGCCCGAGGACGACGTCTACTGGGGTGCCGAGACCACCTGGCTCGGCAGCGACAAGCGCATCTCCGGCGGTGAGAAGCGGGTCCTCGAGAACCCGCTGGGCGCCACGCACATGGGCCTGATCTACGTGAACCCGGAGGGTCCCGAGGGCAAGCCGGACCCGGTCGCCGCCGCGCGTGACATCCGCGAGACGTTCGGCCGGATGGCGATGAACGACGAGGAGACCGTCGCGCTGATCGCGGGTGGGCACACCTTCGGCAAGACCCACGGCGCCGCCCCCGACTCCTACCTCGGCCCCGACCCCGAGGCCGCGCCGCTGGAGGAGCAGGGCTTCGGCTGGAAGAACAGCTACGGCACCGGCAAGGGCGCCGACGCCATCACCAGCGGGCTGGAAGTCACCTGGACCACCACGCCGACACAGTGGAGCAACAACTTCTTCGAGAACCTGTTCGGTTACGAGTGGGAGCTGTACAAGGGCCCGGGTGGCGGCTGGCAGTGGAAGCCGAAGGACGGCGCGGGTGAGGGCACGGTCCCGCACGCGTACGACGCGTCGAAGAAGATCGCGCCGAACATGCTCACCACGGACCTCGCGCTCAAGGTCGACCCGATCTACGAGCCGATCTCCCGGCGCTTCATGGAGAACCCGGACGAGTTCGCGGACGCCTTCGCCCGCGCCTGGTTCAAGCTGACCCACCGCGACATGGGCCCGGTCCAGCGCTACCTCGGCCCCGAGGTGCCGAGCGAGATCATGATCTGGCAGGACCCGATCCCCGCCGTGGACCACGAACTGGTCGGCGACGCCGAGATCGCGGACCTCAAGCGCCGAGTCCTCGACTCGGGCCTTTCGGTGTCCGAGCTCGTGTCCACGGCGTGGGCGGCGGCCTCGACGTTCCGCGGCAGCGACAAGCGCGGCGGCGCCAACGGCGCGCGGATCCGGCTCGAGCCGCAGCGCAGCTGGGAGGTCAACAACCCCGACCAGTTGGCCAAGGTCCTGCGCACGCTGGAGGGCGTCCAGGAGTCCTTCAACTCCGCGCAGAGCGGCAACAAGCGGGTCTCCCTGGCCGACCTGATCGTGCTGGCCGGCTGTGCGGGTGTCGAGCAGGCCGCGAGGAACGCGGGATTCGACATCCAGGTGCCGTTCACGCCGGGGCGTACGGACGCGTCGGAGGAGCAGACCGACGTGGAGTCGTTCTCCCACCTCGAGCCGCCGGCCGACGGGTTCCGCAACTACGTCGGCAAGGCGGCCCCGCTGCCCGCCGAGTACATGCTCGTCGACAAGGCGAACCTGCTGACACTGAGCGCGCCGGAGATGACGGTGCTGGTCGGCGGCCTGCGGGCGTTGAACACCAACTACGACAACTCCGCCCACGGCGTCTTCACCGACAAGCCGGGTTCGCTGACCAACGACTTCTTCGTGAACCTGCTCGACATGGGCACGCAGTGGCAGCCGGTCGATGGACCGGGTTCGGAGGCCGAGATCTTCGAGGGCCGTGACCCCGCGACCGGCCAGGTCAAGTGGACCGGCAGCAGGGTGGACCTCGTGTTCGGCTCGAACTCCGAACTGCGGGCCCTCGCCGAGGTGTACGCGTGCGACGACGCGAAGGAGAAGTTCGTGCGCGACTTCGTCTCCGCGTGGGACAAGGTCATGAACCTCGACCGGTTCGACCTCGCCTGA
- a CDS encoding class I SAM-dependent methyltransferase: protein MSTLTILRDGVNRALRPLGVQVVRGFTTDPGISPFLPARRTVAKAKRAGMSVGDYLDAYSAEPGATAATVDAMIELGGLDQRVSRVCEIGAGSGRYARKVLAALEPDVYEVYETAPDWRRFLRELPNVTVRPADGHTLRPTASASVDLVHAHKLFVYIPFIVTVGYLKEMARVVRSGGVVAFDVITQDCVDEVVIKGWLSEPGSATIYSVTPREWAIDLLARHGLALLGSRFVPLSGGRTELLVFRRL, encoded by the coding sequence ATGTCGACCTTGACTATCCTCCGAGACGGCGTCAACCGTGCCCTGCGTCCGCTGGGAGTGCAGGTGGTCCGAGGGTTCACCACGGACCCGGGCATCAGCCCGTTCCTGCCCGCCCGCAGGACGGTGGCGAAAGCCAAACGTGCGGGCATGTCGGTGGGTGACTACCTCGACGCCTACAGCGCGGAGCCGGGGGCAACGGCCGCGACCGTGGACGCGATGATCGAGCTGGGCGGATTGGATCAGCGGGTATCGCGGGTGTGCGAGATCGGTGCCGGATCGGGCCGCTATGCCAGGAAGGTCCTGGCAGCGCTGGAACCGGACGTGTACGAGGTGTACGAAACCGCACCGGACTGGCGTCGTTTCCTCCGCGAACTCCCGAACGTGACGGTGCGACCGGCTGACGGTCACACGCTCAGGCCGACGGCGTCGGCGTCGGTCGATCTGGTTCACGCGCACAAACTGTTCGTGTACATCCCGTTCATCGTCACGGTCGGCTACCTCAAGGAGATGGCACGCGTGGTGCGGTCAGGAGGGGTGGTCGCATTCGATGTCATCACGCAGGACTGCGTGGACGAGGTCGTGATCAAGGGGTGGCTCAGTGAGCCGGGCAGCGCCACGATCTACTCGGTGACACCGAGGGAGTGGGCGATCGACCTCCTCGCTCGGCACGGCCTGGCGCTGCTGGGAAGCCGGTTCGTTCCGCTCAGCGGCGGAAGGACGGAGCTGCTTGTGTTCCGGCGGTTGTGA
- a CDS encoding class I SAM-dependent methyltransferase: MRAQPSAADAVTFWDGVHASRPATTRPRPNARLTETVTGVPPGDALDLGCGNGGDALWLAGQGWHVTAVDISAVAIERLAALARAHGTGDRVTAVRHDLGQAFPPGEFDLICAHYLHTPFALQRAAVLRSAAHALRVGGRLLVVDHGSTAPWSWNQDPDVRYPSPREVAEGIDLDAATWTVERADAPRRIAIGPGGHTAEVTDHVLLIRRAT; this comes from the coding sequence ATGAGAGCACAACCCAGCGCCGCCGATGCGGTCACCTTCTGGGACGGAGTGCACGCATCCCGACCCGCCACCACCAGGCCCCGGCCGAACGCCCGACTGACCGAAACCGTTACCGGCGTGCCACCCGGCGACGCCCTGGACCTCGGCTGTGGCAACGGCGGCGACGCGCTGTGGCTGGCGGGACAGGGCTGGCACGTCACCGCCGTCGACATCTCGGCCGTGGCGATCGAGCGGCTCGCCGCCCTCGCCAGGGCCCACGGCACCGGCGATCGAGTCACCGCCGTGCGGCACGACCTTGGCCAGGCCTTCCCGCCCGGCGAGTTCGACCTGATCTGCGCCCACTACCTGCACACCCCGTTCGCTCTGCAGCGCGCAGCCGTGCTGCGCTCGGCCGCGCACGCGTTGCGCGTGGGCGGGCGGCTGCTGGTCGTCGATCACGGCTCGACCGCGCCGTGGTCGTGGAACCAGGATCCCGACGTCCGGTACCCGAGCCCGCGAGAGGTCGCCGAGGGCATCGACCTGGACGCGGCGACCTGGACGGTCGAGCGGGCCGACGCACCCCGCAGGATCGCGATCGGGCCAGGCGGGCACACCGCCGAGGTCACCGACCATGTCCTGCTCATCCGCCGCGCCACCTGA
- the glpX gene encoding class II fructose-bisphosphatase, producing the protein MQCQSEVAARTRVDIHSLEAAALAATHSAAVASYAWVGRYDQKAADAAATKAMREALADAPGRGKVVIGEGEKDDAPMLFNGEIVGSGQGPDFDIAVDPLEGTSFCAKDLPGALATIAFGEPGTLWSPGPGFYMDKIVVPAQAKDVIDLDDPAERTLANVAKALGKEVGELRVVIMDKPRHKELIARVLAAGAAVQTPAGGDVGGSLAVLLPTLDVDLLLGVGGTPEGVMTAAAVGALGGGMLGRLAPQRAEEEAAIRAAGMSLDRVYDCAELVSGDAFFVATGVSGGPLLGRPRQCAGRTTAESLLISKGQIRHITHTTFE; encoded by the coding sequence ATGCAGTGTCAGAGTGAGGTCGCAGCGCGGACGCGCGTCGATATCCATTCCTTGGAGGCTGCGGCGCTGGCGGCCACCCACAGCGCCGCGGTGGCCAGCTACGCCTGGGTGGGGCGATACGATCAGAAAGCGGCTGATGCCGCGGCCACCAAGGCGATGCGCGAGGCGTTGGCCGACGCGCCGGGGCGGGGAAAAGTCGTCATCGGGGAGGGCGAAAAGGACGATGCCCCGATGCTGTTCAACGGTGAGATCGTGGGCAGCGGGCAAGGTCCGGACTTCGACATCGCCGTCGACCCCCTCGAGGGGACCTCGTTCTGCGCGAAGGACCTGCCTGGCGCTCTGGCCACGATAGCTTTCGGCGAGCCGGGAACCTTGTGGTCGCCGGGGCCCGGGTTCTACATGGACAAGATCGTGGTGCCTGCGCAGGCCAAGGATGTCATCGATCTGGACGACCCTGCAGAGCGGACCCTGGCCAACGTCGCCAAGGCGCTCGGCAAGGAGGTCGGCGAACTGCGCGTTGTCATCATGGACAAGCCGCGGCACAAGGAGCTGATCGCGCGCGTGCTGGCGGCGGGCGCGGCTGTGCAGACTCCGGCCGGAGGCGATGTCGGGGGAAGTCTCGCGGTGCTCCTGCCGACGCTCGACGTCGACCTGCTCCTCGGAGTCGGCGGCACGCCCGAAGGTGTGATGACCGCCGCGGCGGTCGGTGCGCTGGGCGGCGGCATGCTGGGACGCCTGGCTCCGCAGCGTGCCGAGGAGGAGGCCGCCATCCGTGCGGCTGGTATGTCCCTCGACCGCGTCTACGACTGTGCCGAACTGGTGTCCGGCGATGCCTTCTTCGTCGCCACCGGCGTCAGCGGAGGACCCCTGCTCGGACGGCCACGCCAGTGTGCGGGCAGGACAACCGCCGAATCGCTGCTGATCTCCAAAGGCCAGATTCGGCACATAACACACACGACCTTCGAATAG